One segment of Proteus appendicitidis DNA contains the following:
- the kbaZ gene encoding tagatose-bisphosphate aldolase subunit KbaZ yields the protein MHPLEKIVQQHKSGKQNGIYSVCSAHPLVIEAALLQALDNDSFLLIEATSNQVDQFGGYTGMTPADFYQYVIEQAENVGFPIEKLILGGDHLGPNRWQHLNAEEAMANADVLIAHYVAAGFKKIHLDCSMSCADDPIPLTDEIVASRAARLAVIAENTAKETFGSSDIVYVVGTEVPVPGGAAEELDTVEVTSPDAARKTLECHRQAFQKAGVSDCWERVIGLVVQPGVEFDHTGIIDYQPEKAQALSQVVNDYSHVVFEAHSTDYQTKEAYKQLVHDHFAILKVGPALTFAMREGLYALCSIEETLFPQEQCSKLREKMEQLMCREPGFWQKYYHGDERQQAFARVYSFSDRIRYYWPNAEINAAIDTLMDNLSVKPIPLPLLSQYLPYQFTQFREGMIDGSPESFVIAKIRDVLSVYADACYVY from the coding sequence ATGCATCCTTTAGAAAAGATTGTTCAGCAACACAAATCAGGCAAACAGAATGGTATTTATTCTGTTTGTTCTGCCCATCCTTTAGTAATAGAAGCAGCTCTATTACAAGCGCTGGATAATGATTCCTTTCTGCTAATTGAAGCCACCTCTAATCAGGTTGATCAGTTTGGTGGTTATACGGGAATGACCCCCGCTGACTTCTACCAATATGTTATTGAACAGGCTGAAAATGTAGGTTTTCCAATCGAGAAACTTATTCTTGGTGGCGACCATTTAGGGCCTAATCGTTGGCAGCATCTTAACGCTGAAGAAGCGATGGCAAATGCAGATGTGTTGATTGCACATTATGTTGCCGCAGGCTTTAAGAAAATCCATCTTGATTGCAGTATGTCTTGTGCTGATGATCCTATTCCTTTAACGGATGAAATTGTGGCCTCTCGCGCAGCACGTCTTGCGGTGATTGCCGAAAACACAGCAAAAGAAACATTTGGTTCTAGCGATATTGTTTATGTTGTTGGTACAGAAGTGCCCGTTCCGGGCGGTGCTGCCGAAGAACTTGATACTGTTGAAGTCACTTCACCAGACGCAGCGCGTAAAACATTAGAGTGCCACCGCCAAGCTTTTCAAAAGGCGGGTGTTTCTGACTGTTGGGAGCGCGTGATTGGTTTAGTGGTTCAACCCGGTGTTGAGTTTGATCACACAGGTATCATTGATTACCAACCTGAAAAAGCACAGGCATTAAGCCAAGTGGTGAACGATTATTCTCATGTTGTTTTTGAAGCGCACTCTACGGACTACCAAACCAAAGAGGCTTATAAACAATTAGTTCATGACCATTTTGCCATTTTAAAAGTCGGACCTGCCTTAACTTTTGCTATGCGTGAAGGTTTATACGCTCTCTGCTCGATTGAAGAAACATTATTCCCTCAAGAGCAGTGCTCTAAATTGCGTGAAAAAATGGAACAATTGATGTGCCGAGAGCCAGGATTTTGGCAAAAATACTATCACGGTGATGAACGCCAACAGGCCTTTGCTCGAGTCTATAGTTTTAGTGATCGCATTCGTTATTATTGGCCTAATGCTGAAATTAATGCCGCCATCGACACACTAATGGATAACTTATCCGTTAAACCTATTCCATTACCTTTATTAAGCCAATATCTGCCTTATCAATTTACCCAATTTAGAGAAGGCATGATTGACGGATCACCTGAATCTTTTGTTATTGCGAAAATTCGTGATGTGTTATCGGTTTATGCCGATGCTTGCTATGTCTATTAA
- the agaR gene encoding transcriptional repressor AgaR: MKAAVERRMEILDMVNQQGKARVEDLAELFKVSSVTIRSDLSFLEKNGYIVRSHGAAIPNTGFIAELSIHEKRGQNAGIKTLIGKAAATLIKDGDTVILDSGTTTREIATHLKSRENVVVMTNGLDVAMELANTSGVEVLMTGGVLRKSALSFSGSQAENSLRNYRFDKVFLGVDGFDLRVGITTHNEQEASLNRLMCDISETIIAVADSTKFSKRSCHMIREFGDIDILVTDSGIPEEYIQELKEHKIEVIIVDDKAS; this comes from the coding sequence GTGAAAGCGGCAGTTGAGAGGCGTATGGAAATCCTCGATATGGTAAACCAACAAGGTAAAGCCAGAGTCGAAGATCTCGCTGAATTATTTAAAGTCTCAAGTGTCACTATCCGCAGCGATCTAAGCTTTCTTGAGAAAAATGGTTATATCGTTCGCTCTCATGGTGCAGCAATTCCTAATACGGGATTTATTGCCGAATTGAGTATCCACGAAAAACGTGGGCAAAACGCGGGCATTAAAACATTAATCGGGAAAGCTGCCGCAACGCTGATAAAGGATGGAGACACCGTCATTCTTGACTCGGGGACAACTACTCGCGAAATAGCGACACATTTAAAGTCGCGCGAAAATGTAGTGGTCATGACTAACGGTCTGGATGTCGCAATGGAGTTAGCAAATACCTCAGGTGTGGAAGTATTAATGACCGGTGGTGTATTGCGAAAAAGTGCGTTGTCTTTTTCAGGCTCACAAGCTGAAAATAGCCTTAGAAATTATCGGTTTGATAAGGTGTTTCTAGGTGTTGACGGATTCGATTTACGTGTTGGCATCACCACACACAATGAACAGGAAGCCAGTCTTAACCGTTTAATGTGTGATATCTCAGAAACGATTATTGCGGTTGCAGATTCTACGAAATTCAGTAAACGCAGCTGTCATATGATCAGAGAATTTGGTGATATTGATATACTAGTGACCGATTCAGGTATTCCTGAGGAGTATATTCAGGAACTGAAAGAGCACAAAATCGAAGTGATTATCGTTGACGATAAGGCATCGTAA